The DNA segment CAGAGGAGTTTATCAATTTGCACAGGGATGCCTTAGAAAACGATCGTGTTTCATGTCAAATACATAATTGGATCGACATCACCTTTGGGTATAAAATGTATGGTGCGGCTGCGATTGATGCTAAGAATGTAATTTTGCCACCTTCAATATCCACAAAACCAAGGTCAATGGGACGCCGCCAACTTTTTACACAACCTCACCCTCCACGTCAAAAGGTTACTGGGAAGAAAAATGGATATACTAAAACAATGAATATTGGGTGTAAGGATACTCTACCCTCTGAAACAAATAATTTACAGAAACTAGAAGAAGCAGCTCTATTCAGTGAGAAATCATGGCATTTATGTCCTTGTTATAATGATTACTTAAAAGATCCTTTGAAGGATTGCTTTTCTGAGAAGGAGCTGATGGTGGATGGTATTGATAATATTTTAAGTAGACAACCTGACTGGGTGAAGAACTTTGGTGCAAGCCCAAATGTTGATTTGAGTTATCTTCTTGAGAATCTCGAGGTTGATGATGACAGTTCTACTGGATTTCAGGAACTATTTCTTTGGAGCCAAACATTTACCTCGAAGATATCCTCTAAAAGTGCTTCAGATGATATTTTTGCTATTGGTTGTATTTTAGCTGAACTTCAGTTGAGGAAGCCACTCTTTGGTCTAAACTCATTAGATCTGTACTTGGAGTCTGGTGTCCTACCAAGTCCAATGCAAGAACTGCCTTATCACGTACGACTTATCGTTGAAACCTGCATTCAGAAGGACTGGAGCAGGTAAGCTTTCTTAGCCCTTGTAACACCCAAGATTTCTGTTGATTCTTTTGAGTTCTgttcttttccttttcctttatagataaatataacGAATTTGAGCTGCAGTCCACTTTATCTAAAAAtccttttttcttttcaaaataatCAGGAGGCCTTCTGCCAAGGGCATTTTGGAATCTCCATGCTTCCCCAAATCAGTAAAGtcatcatatttatttttagtctCCTTTTATCTTCAAGCAAATGATGCATCCCGTCTCCAGTATGCTGCTACTTTTGCAAAACATGGAGCTCTGAAAGCGATGGGAGCATTTGGTGTTGAAATGTGTGCCCCTTATTGCCTACCTCTTCTAGTGAAGTCTACCTTAGATACTGAAGCTGAATGGGCTTATATTCTATTGTCAGAATTTCTGAAGTGTCTGAAGTTAGAGGCAATAATGAAACTTGTCGTGCCATCTATCCAGTCAATTCTACAGGCTAGTTGGTaactttgtttttgtttttggtgtTGCATGTTAAATTCCAGCCGTTTCTTCTATTTTCCTCTTCTCATTTCTTAAATACTTTGTTTTAGGTTACATGCCATTCACACTTGAAGGTTTCTCTTCTTCAAGGTTCATTCATGCACGAGTTATGGAATCGAATTGGTAAACAAGCATATTTGGAGAAAATACATCCCTTGATAATATCAAACCTGTCAGTTGCACCTCAGAAGAGCTCATCTGCTGCTGCCACAGTCCTACTCATCGGGTCTAGTGAAGAGCTTGGCGTGCCAATTACAGTCCATCAGGTTTAACTTTGTCGAAATTGTATGTTGTGCAATCTCAAAAGTTAACATCATCATGTTAAATTACTTTTATGTTATAATTCTCTGAATGGTATTCTATCTGATTTTATATAAATTGGActgattgaattgatttttcAGACAATTTTGTCCTTGATACTCTGTTTTGGAAAAGGTCTTTGCAACGATGGAATTGATGCATTGGTTAGAATTGGTAGGTTCTATTTGGCTGGATAACTGGTATTTGAACATCTTCTTTGCAATTGTCCCTTTTCAACTTCTGAGGTATTATAGTCACTATTCAGGTGGACTTTTTGGGGAGAATGTAATCGTAAAACAGATTCTACCGTTACTACGAAATGTTGTCCACTCTTGCACTGAGACTTCATATGCCAATAAATCTGAACCCTTGCAAAGTTGGGGATCTTTGGCGTTGATAGATTGCCTGACGACATTAGATGGCATTGTTCCATCCTTGACGAATGAGATTATAGTTAAGGAGCTGATTGAggtataaaattatttggactctatGATTGCATTGTATATTAAACTAGTATGACTCCAATGACATACTTTCAAGCTTATGCAGGATAGAAGTTGCATGCATGTCAAGATTCTAATGCGGAGAGACCTGGAAAATCGGGTATTTcaggtatttttattttcaggtCTTCAGCACGATGTGGTTATGAAGACAGTCTTACCATTACTTGATTtactttctctctctctctcttcctCTTCCTCTCCCTCCCCAACACCCcccccctctctctctctctctctctctctctctctctcttttgaGGTTCCTTACTTTACATACCATAGCCCCCCGGGTAGTAATTCTGTTTTTTTGATGATTGAATCCTCTTAGTTATAACCTGAAAAACAACGTTCTAAATCATGTTGGATAATGGACCTGACTTGTTGTACCTTTTTGTTTCCTTTGCATctgcaaattttttatttgtaatgAATTAATAATTATCGTGCTTTCACAATTGACATTGTTTGCCAGACAAGTGCAATGAGTCTTATCAGGATTTGCCAGCAGATTGGTTCTGATTTAACAGCGCTGCATGTTCTGCCGAAACTCAGAGAGTTATTCAGTGAGCTTGCTTTTTCAAATGAAAACGACAACCATGTCCTTTTGGGTGGAAACTTGAAGGGACAGAGAATGAAATTCAGTAAGGAAGATGGTATTGAAAGCCGCATGGACCTTGTGTATGTCCCTATCctattttattcttattttttagaGTTTGTATATTATTGAATATAAGCATTCGGTCGGTTACCACACTATGAAGGAACTCTTGGCAGGTTAATATTGTATCCTTCACTTGCTTCTCTACTGGGAATTGAGAAACTTCGTCAGTGTTGTGCAACATGGCTGCTTCTCGAGCAATTCCTTCTACGGCACCATAACTGGAAGGTATGATCCTTTTTATTCCCTCTGAGAACAGACTACGTTCGTTATATGAGAAAAATTTCCATTTACACATTTTACCTACATGGCAGTGTCATCTGTTTTCCGTGCCATTGATGAAAACTCAtttatttttggaatttatAGGTAGCTATAGTTAtacttaatatttttatttcataatGAAAGGATTGACTCATAATTTTCTGTTTTCCGACTAGCATGTGGTCTCTAGATAGCACTCCATAGCATAACATAACAAACTGTGAAAATTTTCAAGTGCTAAGATGCTATGAAACTTCATGTGAAAGAAAACCATTAAGTTCAAAGTGAAAAATGGAATGTGAGGACAAATTATATTAGCTTTTACTCTGAATGCATTAATTGCATCCCTTCAGTTTTTAACTCTAACAGTGTACCTTCtctttatatgttgaattttagTGGGAATATACTGGGGATCCCTCTCAAAGTGATCTGGAAGGTAAACATGGTAGAAGATCTTCTTACGACAAGAATTCGTCATCCAACAATATGTCTACCAAACTATTACTCAATGGTGTTGGATGGTCAGTCCCACAGTCACAGGGACAAAGAGGGCCCCAAAACACAGTGCCGATTAAAAATTTGTCAGAGCATTACCAGAATCCTGTTGAGAGGCATGGAATAAGTGCTGCTTCAGAATTCCAGGAACCTTGGTATTGGTTCCCTAGTGCAGCTTCTAGTTTGAGTATTCTTGATTTCACTTCTCGTACAGGTTTCCCAAAGGATGAACTTCCATGGAAAATCAAAGCATCTATTATACAATCTACCCGTGCACACCATGGAGCGGTGAGATCTTTTGCTGTTGGCAACAATGAGTGTACAGTGTTCACAGCAGGAGTTGGACCAGGATTCAGAGGAAATATTCAGAGGTGGGAATTATCGACAGTTGATTGTGTAATGAGCTACAATCGCCACGAAGAGGTTTGCTTCATTTTTTTCATGATTCAAATACATTTCTAGGTATtagacaaagaaaaagaaaatctgTGTATTAGCCTATTTCAACTTAAGTTATCCTTGGAAAGAGACTTTCAAGTTTTGAGCACAGCAATAGTAACTTTTTATGTCTCGAGAACAGAAGAACTGTTGTTTTAGTGCTCCTTTGTCTTCCCTTTGTTTTGCGTTTTGTTTTCATTTCATATTTGTTGAAAAAAATGTTTAACGGTAGCTTCATTTTCCTTGTATAAATTATTAATATGCAAACTCAGGCAAAGCCTAATTGATGCTTTATTTTCTTATGGACTGGGTGGGAGGGTTAGGAAACTCCTGTATTAATCTTGTTTGAATTTGTTGGAGACTGTCTGGGAATcggtttaaaaataactttgCTCTGGAAATGTTGATGAATCTGAGATATAAGTTGTGCATCGCACCCACCTATTGGCCctctcaaatatttttttaacaaacaCAAAAGGGATAAGCCTACCTTTCTGTTCTCTCTATTTTTTTCCTTCCTTTTTCTTCTGTACCACATGTAATTTGCAAGTGTGCCCTTCCAATGACACTGTGTGCGAGAAGTAATCTGGTGCTGGAGAAGTATTTGCATTGTCTTCTTTATGCTACTATTTGTGTTTACGACATGTACATGTTATTTGACTATCAAAACCTAATTTCAGATAGTATGCTTGAAAAGAAGTTGATTGCAGGTTTCTTCTATTTTAAAATTAACCACATGCTTATGGTGTTGTGTTAttcagccctttttgtttaacATGAGAGATGGGGTATATTATTAATAGTTACATTATGACAGTATATTCCAGATTTTTGTCCGCGTTGATGTTAATTTTGTTGCAAGCTAAAAGCCATTGGATATTTTGCTGTGTCTGGAATAAAAGATCTGAAATCTCCATGTTTTAACTTTATTTATGAATCATAGATAATTTGGTTGATTTATGCTTGCACTCAGTACACCTCAGTTTATTGCTTTGTATACTCTAGGAGGATCTAGTTTTTTCATGTAGTCTTAGCTACACTGTTACTCTCTACAAATAGTATTTGTGGATGCCTCTCTAATTTCCTCTTTATTGTCAGGTTGTAAATGATATTCGTATTTTAGCATCCTCCGGAAGGGTAGCTTCTTGTGATGGAACAGTTCATATATGGAATGGACAAACTGGAAAGTTAATTTCTGCATTTTCTGAGAGTTCTTTAACATCCATACGCCGAAACGATAGAGATGAAGACAATATGCTTCATTTTAATCCATCACCAAGTGGAATGATTAGTAATGTGTTCCACGGGAGTTTGTACACTAAAATAGATTATCTGGAATTCATTGATAGGCTTGCAGTGGGTACTGGAAATGGATCTCTCAGGTGACTACATTTTACTACTAGACCATATCACACATGCATTTATGTTTCTTAAAAACTCTCTTCATGGTGCACAGATTCTTTGATGTCAATAGTGGACAGAAACTTCACCTTTGGAGGGGAGAACCCACTGATTCTAGTTTCTCGCCTCTAATATCATCCATCTGTTCATCTGGTTCTGCCAAATTGCACCCAGAGGACAATGTTGCTTACCCCTCTTGGATTGCAGCTTCATTTAGCACTGGCTATTGCAGCCTCTTTGACATGAGAAGTGGCAATATTATTTCATCATGGCAGGCTCATGATGGATATGTGACCAAGGTAATCTAAAAATAATTGGGATGAAATAATATTGGAAAATGCAAAACTTTACGTTCAATTTTTTCCCTCTCTGGCAGCTTGCTGCAGCTTCAGATCATCTCCTTGTCTCGAGCTCTCTTGACAAAACCTTACGAATTTGGGATCTGAGAAGGTTCTCTTTTATAATGACCGGCGCTTCAAGCTGGCATAATTTGAGtagattattgaatttatgtgGATTGAAATCAAATGAAAAAGATTATTATCGTATGATGGTCCTTTTTGACATTTTTAACAGGAATTGGGCATCAGAATACACAGTTTTCAAAGGTTATAGTGATAGTGTTTCTGGTTTCTCAGTGTGGGGGCAAAATGTGATCTCcatatgcaaaaacaaaattggCTTATGTTCTTTGGCTAGCACTGGAGATGAGGTACATCTCTTTCTCTATCTGCGTGTGTTGTCCCTGAATGTATCTATTGAGACACATTTATGTTTTCTTTTACCATGGCATAGGATGGGCAGTTTCGTGTCATACCTCAAAATCTTTATATGTCGGATGGGGAATCAAAGAACTTGTCTATGCTATCAGCCATTTCCATTTTACCTTTTTCGCGCCTTTTTCTCGTCGGAACTGAGGATGGTCATTTCAAAATTTGTTGTTAGTCTTGGCAACCCCTCTCTTCATGTATAAATTTAAATGGTCATATACTTAATTAATTGCAATTTACAAATCATATGTCATCACTGTGCATTTTTTTTTGTCCGTCTGTGTTTGACTATTGAAGATTCGAACCTCCATTATGGATATGACTAAACTATTTTTGGCTATATATAACATTCCTTTTTTCATTTTGACATTTATGTTTTTTATAGATTCTTGCACTCGTGCTCTTCCGCGAGTGTGACTTGTAATTATGTATCCATGTGCTTCAACAGTTATGGTGGTGTTTTAAACTTCAAGGAAGAGCATAGCATATGATGCATTGTATTCTTTCTTACCAAATTTATCAAAAGTGATAATAAAGTTGTGTTATGATGGATGAATTTGATAAGAGGGGAAATATTTAGTCTAAGAATGGATCCTGGGTGTATTTGAGATATATCGAAATTGCACTAGTTGATATTGAGTGAATTTCAATTTTGTTCATTCTAACAATTTAAAATCAATAGATATgaaatctatggtctcaaattCATCTATCCAAAAACAATTTAAATGTTAGGGCTCCGTAGTCGGTCATTTTGTTAAATGG comes from the Henckelia pumila isolate YLH828 chromosome 1, ASM3356847v2, whole genome shotgun sequence genome and includes:
- the LOC140875428 gene encoding protein GFS12 isoform X2, yielding MRLIVKRIACLNTCGYDAEGENTMHSNLGRDQIEVSVGISSGESDSSDTTTRCPSFSNGDRNIFVHGLSCEKCRLSSKFSCSRTITSLAPTARIGKASSVLSKSFSSDFSSGAVEDHILHSINLLIDGKSVGQESINFYSLIGIPSFQENGFPGCIRHPNIVPILGILKSSSHINIMLQKMPFTLENIMQYSPDAIKSDWHVIFLIYQVLSALAYIHGLGIAHGNLCPSNIMLNDTGWCWLPIGGNQLLNSKVNLHGECYNCSACGFCFEGCSFSTLYADLSLSESVDWHSSFHSWWQGDLSNFEYLLILNRLAGRRWGDHTFYTVMPWVVDFSAKPDENSDVGWRDLSKSKWRLAKGDEQLDFTYSTSEIPHHVSDECLSELAVCSYKARRLPLSVLKTAVRSVYEPNEYPSNMQRLYQWTPDECIPEFYCDPRIFYSLHSGMPDLAVPSWAGTPEEFINLHRDALENDRVSCQIHNWIDITFGYKMYGAAAIDAKNVILPPSISTKPRSMGRRQLFTQPHPPRQKVTGKKNGYTKTMNIGCKDTLPSETNNLQKLEEAALFSEKSWHLCPCYNDYLKDPLKDCFSEKELMVDGIDNILSRQPDWVKNFGASPNVDLSYLLENLEVDDDSSTGFQELFLWSQTFTSKISSKSASDDIFAIGCILAELQLRKPLFGLNSLDLYLESGVLPSPMQELPYHVRLIVETCIQKDWSRRPSAKGILESPCFPKSVKSSYLFLVSFYLQANDASRLQYAATFAKHGALKAMGAFGVEMCAPYCLPLLVKSTLDTEAEWAYILLSEFLKCLKLEAIMKLVVPSIQSILQVTCHSHLKVSLLQGSFMHELWNRIGKQAYLEKIHPLIISNLSVAPQKSSSAAATVLLIGSSEELGVPITVHQTILSLILCFGKGLCNDGIDALVRIGGLFGENVIVKQILPLLRNVVHSCTETSYANKSEPLQSWGSLALIDCLTTLDGIVPSLTNEIIVKELIEDRSCMHVKILMRRDLENRVFQTSAMSLIRICQQIGSDLTALHVLPKLRELFSELAFSNENDNHVLLGGNLKGQRMKFSKEDGIESRMDLVLILYPSLASLLGIEKLRQCCATWLLLEQFLLRHHNWKWEYTGDPSQSDLEGKHGRRSSYDKNSSSNNMSTKLLLNGVGWSVPQSQGQRGPQNTVPIKNLSEHYQNPVERHGISAASEFQEPWYWFPSAASSLSILDFTSRTGFPKDELPWKIKASIIQSTRAHHGAVRSFAVGNNECTVFTAGVGPGFRGNIQRWELSTVDCVMSYNRHEEVVNDIRILASSGRVASCDGTVHIWNGQTGKLISAFSESSLTSIRRNDRDEDNMLHFNPSPSGMISNVFHGSLYTKIDYLEFIDRLAVGTGNGSLRFFDVNSGQKLHLWRGEPTDSSFSPLISSICSSGSAKLHPEDNVAYPSWIAASFSTGYCSLFDMRSGNIISSWQAHDGYVTKLAAASDHLLVSSSLDKTLRIWDLRRNWASEYTVFKGYSDSVSGFSVWGQNVISICKNKIGLCSLASTGDEDGQFRVIPQNLYMSDGESKNLSMLSAISILPFSRLFLVGTEDGHFKICC
- the LOC140875428 gene encoding protein GFS12 isoform X1 → MGRKSNMCFDCLQRRVEADYSGELSFVYGLSDSPLPFGSSAVVQMSDSGGAGTSQQFVLSYAPYCEEDCLSKYIDEYGFHEGGYDAEGENTMHSNLGRDQIEVSVGISSGESDSSDTTTRCPSFSNGDRNIFVHGLSCEKCRLSSKFSCSRTITSLAPTARIGKASSVLSKSFSSDFSSGAVEDHILHSINLLIDGKSVGQESINFYSLIGIPSFQENGFPGCIRHPNIVPILGILKSSSHINIMLQKMPFTLENIMQYSPDAIKSDWHVIFLIYQVLSALAYIHGLGIAHGNLCPSNIMLNDTGWCWLPIGGNQLLNSKVNLHGECYNCSACGFCFEGCSFSTLYADLSLSESVDWHSSFHSWWQGDLSNFEYLLILNRLAGRRWGDHTFYTVMPWVVDFSAKPDENSDVGWRDLSKSKWRLAKGDEQLDFTYSTSEIPHHVSDECLSELAVCSYKARRLPLSVLKTAVRSVYEPNEYPSNMQRLYQWTPDECIPEFYCDPRIFYSLHSGMPDLAVPSWAGTPEEFINLHRDALENDRVSCQIHNWIDITFGYKMYGAAAIDAKNVILPPSISTKPRSMGRRQLFTQPHPPRQKVTGKKNGYTKTMNIGCKDTLPSETNNLQKLEEAALFSEKSWHLCPCYNDYLKDPLKDCFSEKELMVDGIDNILSRQPDWVKNFGASPNVDLSYLLENLEVDDDSSTGFQELFLWSQTFTSKISSKSASDDIFAIGCILAELQLRKPLFGLNSLDLYLESGVLPSPMQELPYHVRLIVETCIQKDWSRRPSAKGILESPCFPKSVKSSYLFLVSFYLQANDASRLQYAATFAKHGALKAMGAFGVEMCAPYCLPLLVKSTLDTEAEWAYILLSEFLKCLKLEAIMKLVVPSIQSILQVTCHSHLKVSLLQGSFMHELWNRIGKQAYLEKIHPLIISNLSVAPQKSSSAAATVLLIGSSEELGVPITVHQTILSLILCFGKGLCNDGIDALVRIGGLFGENVIVKQILPLLRNVVHSCTETSYANKSEPLQSWGSLALIDCLTTLDGIVPSLTNEIIVKELIEDRSCMHVKILMRRDLENRVFQTSAMSLIRICQQIGSDLTALHVLPKLRELFSELAFSNENDNHVLLGGNLKGQRMKFSKEDGIESRMDLVLILYPSLASLLGIEKLRQCCATWLLLEQFLLRHHNWKWEYTGDPSQSDLEGKHGRRSSYDKNSSSNNMSTKLLLNGVGWSVPQSQGQRGPQNTVPIKNLSEHYQNPVERHGISAASEFQEPWYWFPSAASSLSILDFTSRTGFPKDELPWKIKASIIQSTRAHHGAVRSFAVGNNECTVFTAGVGPGFRGNIQRWELSTVDCVMSYNRHEEVVNDIRILASSGRVASCDGTVHIWNGQTGKLISAFSESSLTSIRRNDRDEDNMLHFNPSPSGMISNVFHGSLYTKIDYLEFIDRLAVGTGNGSLRFFDVNSGQKLHLWRGEPTDSSFSPLISSICSSGSAKLHPEDNVAYPSWIAASFSTGYCSLFDMRSGNIISSWQAHDGYVTKLAAASDHLLVSSSLDKTLRIWDLRRNWASEYTVFKGYSDSVSGFSVWGQNVISICKNKIGLCSLASTGDEDGQFRVIPQNLYMSDGESKNLSMLSAISILPFSRLFLVGTEDGHFKICC